A window of Anaerobacillus sp. CMMVII genomic DNA:
GCTAACTTATTGGTGAAAGTGAACTTTCATGGAAGTCTACCCGTTAAAAATTGTTCAATTCTACCAAATAAAAAAACCAGCAAGTTTTGCTGGTTAAAAAACGCAATATTCTTTTACAAATGATGAAGCCATAAAGAGATAAAAACACCGATTGATGTGACAAATCCAACAGTTGGTCCGCCTTCTTTATAAGCCTCTGGCATCATCGTAGAGGCAATCATCGCGATGATCGCTCCCCCAGCAAAGCAACTAACAATCGCCTTTATACTATTTGATGCATCATCTAGCAATGTAGCACCTGCAAGCGCGCATAATGCTGAGAAAAAGACAACCAAGAGCCACATTATCAGTATTTTCTTTTTGGAAAATCCACTTTTTTGCAGACCGACACTACTCGAAAGACCTTCCGGAATATTACTTATAAAAACAGAAACAACTAACGCTAAACTAACAGAGCTACCACCAATTAAACTCATTCCAATCATCGCAGATTCAGGTAATGTGTCCATGACACTTCCAATAAAAATCCCCATCCCGGAAGTTTTTCCGTCATTTGTTTGTTCTGTATCTTTAACAGTACGTTCTACCTCTTTTCTTTGATGGCCTCCTTTATGGGAGATGAGATAATCCAAAAGTGTAAATACCAAGGCACCTCCTAAAAAACCGATAGCAACCTCTGTAAATCCACTAATTTCTAAAGACTCTTCTAATAACTCATAAGTCGTGGCTCCAATTAACGCTCCAGTACCTAAGGCCATAATGTAACCAATTATTCTTTTTGGTATTGAAAACTTAAGAGCTAAAACTGCTCCAAATAGTGTAGCTGAAGCAGCTAGAGTTCCCCAAAACAGGGCGTTCCACATGTGGAAAAAGCCTCCTAAATTTAGAATGATTTAATGTAAAATTTCATAGTCGCAGCTAGGAAAAGAAAAAGCCTCAATAAAAAAATAAATCAAAACATATCACACATAGCTTCTGAAATTTCCACTAAAATATACTGCTTATTTATCTTTTGGGGTCTACCCTGTAAATAGTTAAACTTCGAAAGTTCACTTTCTCTTATCAAGTTCAGGTAGCGCAAAATAGATTTACATTCTTAATGGTAAAAGTGAACTTTCATTGGGGTCTGACCCCCATTCAGCTAAAGTGTAAAGCTTTAAAGGGGGGAAGGATTAAATAACATGAGAATAAATCAAACGTTTAGTTGCTTTTAGGAAATATCTAGACCTTCCAAAGCCCTTTCATAATTGCCTTTTGGTTATTCACAGTTTGGTCACCGTTTCACAACTATTTGTTCACAGGTAGGTCAGTCACAACTGCACTAAGCGTTATATACTAACAGTGAAGGTAGTTAGTGGTCACTAACCAACACGATCCGAGATCATACGGATAAACACTGTAGCAAACCAACGATCACCCACTATCAAAAAAAACTAAAACAATGAGGAGATGATCGGTTATGGTCATGAATTTTTTAAGAAACAACAAAATTGCAGCAGGTTTATTAGCAGTATTACGTGTATATCTTGGATGGAGCTGGCTATCAGCAGGTTGGGGTAAAGTGACAGGTGAGCCATTCAATGCAGGGGGTTATTTAAATGGTGCGGTTAACAATCCAGTCGTGAGTCATGGAGAAGTAGTTTATCCAACTTATCTTGCATTCTTAGAAAAATTTGCACTTCCAAACGCGGAACTATTTAGCATCATGGTTGCTTGGGGAGAAGTACTTGTAGGTCTTGGACTAATTCTTGGAGTATTAACAACTTACGCAGCATTCTTCGGTGTAGTCATGAATTTCTCATTCATGTTTGCAGGAACTATATCTTCAAATCCATGGATGGTATTACTTTCAATCTTCATCTTATTCGCAGGCTACAACGCTGGCCGTTTCGGTGGCGACCGTTGGGTGATGCCATATCTAAAAAATATGATTTCTAAAAATAAAGGCAGCATAAGCAAAAACACCGCAGCATAAATGTGTCAATTGGGGTCTGACCCCCATTCATTTAAAGTGTTAAAGAGCGAGCTCAAATGAGCTCGTTTTTTAATGCTTACAATAGATACTTCGAGTAATCAATAACTCCGATCTTACCAGGATCTTGATCCCTTAGGGTATTGTTCTTCACAGATTGTTCACTGTTTCACAATTAAGTGTTCACAGATGGGACAGTCAGACATGTTGAGCTCATTATATACTATAAGTGAAGATAGTTAGTGATCACAAACACACTCTAATCGAACTATTCGATTAAAACGGTTTTATTTTCTTACCTCCGATCACCTACTATCAATTCAAAAACTAAAAGATGAGGAGATGATCGGTTATGGTCATGAATTTCTTAAGAAACAACAAAATAGCAGCAGGTTTATTAGCAGTATTACGTGTATATCTTGGATGGAGCTGGCTATCAGCAGGATGGGGAAAAGTAACAGGTGAGCCATTCAATGCAGGTGGCTATCTAAACGGAGCGGTTAATAATCCAGTCGTGAGTCATGGAGAAGTAGTTTACCCAACTTATCTTGCATTCTTAGAAAAATTTGCACTTCCAAACGCGGAACTATTTAGCATCATGGTTGCTTGGGGAGAAGTACTTGTAGGCCTTGGACTAATTCTAGGAGTATTAACAACTTACGCAGCATTCTTTGGTGTAGTCATGAATTTCTCATTCATGTTTGCAGGAACTATCTCTTCAAATCCATGGATGGTATTACTTTCAATCTTCATCTTATTCGCAGGCTACAATGCAGGTCGTTTCGGTGGCGACCGTTGGGTGATGCCATATCTAAAGAATATGATTTCTAAAAATAAAGGCAGCGTAAGTAAAAACGCCGCAGCATAAATGTGTCAAAAGGGGTCTGACCCCCAGTCATTTAAAGCGTTAAAGTTATTGAAGTTAATATAGCCAAAATGTGTTTATGGAAAACGCTCATTGGAAATCGATTTCATCAGTTTTTTCAGCTAGCCCCCCTAAAAAAAGAGCACTAGTACGTATGGATAATGAGGATGTTTTGTTCCGAAGGTAGGTGCGTATTTTGTATTGTCATAAATGTGGGACAAGTATACATGAAGGTAGTCATTTTTGTAGTCATTGTGGGTCAAAATTAAACATAGAAAATCTGTCTGGGGCAAGCACGGAAAATTGCTCAAAAAGCTCATTTGGTTACTCCCGGCTGTTACATTTCTTTTGGTTATTGCAGTGATTTCAAGTTTTTATATCTATGAAACAAATATAAATAATGATGTCGAGGCCTTGGTGAAAAACGGTGAAGTAAAGGCTCTTGAAGGAGACCTGATAGGTGCAAAAAATAACTTTGAGCAAGCTTTGCAGAAACGGCCGAATCATTTAGCGGCAGTTTTTAATCTTGAAGTAATTGAACGAGGCCTACATTATGAGGAGCAAATAGAAACTGCTGCAGACATAAGTGAAAAACAGCAGTTTGAGGAACGATTACAGGTTTTAGAAGAACTAGAGAAAGAGTTAGGGAAGGAAGAAGGGGCTTTTTTTGAACAATTTAAAGAAAAGCTTACGCTCAATTCGGCCAAGTTAATTCTAGGCAGTGTCGACCAAAGGAGCTCTCAGCAAGCCCTAGAGGATTTAGCAGGACTAATAGATAAACTTAGTGGTTTTTCGAGTGAGGCATCTATGAACATGGTCGACCTTCTAAAAGGCGAAGTCATTGACTTAGCAATCAACCTTGGTGAAAAATACATGCAAAAAAATCAGTTCACAGAGGCTGAGGTTGAATTTGATCGCGGTCTATTTTATGATCCAACAAATGAAAAGCTTCTGGAGTATAAAGAAAACGTCAAAAAAGACCGCACCGCTTACGAACAAGAAGAGCAAAAACGTCTTGAAAAAGCAAGGGCGAGGGCAGCAGAGGAAGATAATTTTAACTGGACAAAAGCAATAAAGCCGTTAACGGTTGAATTTAATTATGATGAGGCCAATGGTGAGCTGCACGTTTGGGGCGAAGTGAAAAATATTGGTACTAGGCCCATTAGTGAAATAGATATTCACTATACAATTTTTAATGAAGACGGCAATGGCCTTAAATCTAGCTGGGCGGAGGTGGCTCCAGTTTTATTATTGCCAAATGAGATAGGTTTTTTTGAGGAAACTCTATTAATCTCTGAAACTGTCGATCATGTGGAGATTGTTGAGAAATACTGGTCGGTCCAATAAGGAGGGGAAGCGATGACTAATCGCCGTAGGATTCCAATTTTACTAACAATATTCATCTTATTTGGTGCGATCACTGGATTTCGTTATTTAGACCAATTTTTTGAAAAATATAGTGGCAACGGCATATCCGCTTTAGCACCAATTAAGCATAGTGAAAGGGTAGAAGTGGCGGGAACGATTATTAACGAGAGTAGTATCGATTTAAAAGAAGTCATTCGTAAAAACCAGCCAAACGTTGTTCAAATTGAGCGAGAGGATGGTGAACTAGGTTCAGGTTTTCTTTACAATGATAAGGGCGACATTATTACCAATGCCCACATTGTGGAGGGTGCTTCAACTGTCCTTGTTCGCATGCCTGATACCCAAACGTATTACGGAACGGTTATTGGTGTTGGTGAAGTCATTGATGTTGCGGTTGTTCGTGTTCCAGAGCTTGAGACTTTCGAACCTATGAATATTGCTTTTGAATATCAGGGAGAAGTCGGTGATGGGGTGGTTGCTATGGGCAGCCCCCGTGGCTTTCAAAACACGGTCACTACAGGGATTATTAGTGCCACCAATCGAGACTTCGCTTTACCACCCTACCAATTTGATAAAGTCTATCAAATCTCTGCACCGATTGCCCCTGGGAGTAGTGGAGGTCCATTACTGCTAGCGGCAACTGGAGAGGTCATTGGCATAAATTCCGCAGCATACCAAGGGGAGGTCATCGGTTTTTCGATACCAATTAAAAATATTTGGTCTCTTGTAACTGCATGGTCCGATGGTGAATACCCCGAAGAGCCACTCAGCTATTATCGAATGCTTCTAGATGAAGAGGAAGCAAGCTATCTTGTTTATTACTTTTTTGAAAGTATCACAAACCATGATTATGTCACTGCTTATTCGCTTCTCGGGAGTGACTGGCAATCGAGTGTAACCTATGATGATTTTCGAGCTAGCTATCAAACAACCTATGCCGTTGATCTCCTTGGTACAGAAACTACTATGGTTGATGATGTTGTCAATGTCAGTGTTGAGTTAGAAGTTTTCGAACGTGTCGGAAATGGCGAAATCACTGGAAACATACACGAAGTCCATTTCCAGATCGGTATTGAAAACGACAAAATGAAAATCTTAGATGAAGAGTAATTTTGATTTTATTTTTGCTTTAAATGGCTAAGGGGGCCTATATGATCGTTCACTCTCACCTTACTAGATTTAAATATAATTCGCCATTGTGCAATCATTGTTAGAAAGTGACCTCTCTAAATTACCCCCATGAAATCAAAGTACTAAAGCGTGAGTTCGTGAAGGACTCGCGCTTTTTGTGTGCTATTTAAATCGTAAAAAAATATCCTTCATAGTCACACTTTCTTCACCGTTTCACAACTATTTGTTCACAGGTAGGTCAGTCACAACTGCACTAAGCGTTATATACTAATAGTGAAGATAGTTAGTGGTCACTAACCAACACGATCCGAGATCATACGGATAAACACTGTAGCAAACCAACGATCACCCACTATCAAAAAAAACTAAAACAATGAGGAGATGATCGGTTATGGTCATGAATTTTTTAAGAAACAACAAAATTGCAGCAGGTTTATTAGCAGTACTACGTGTATATCTTGGATGGAGCTGGCTATCAGCAGGTTGGGGAAAAGTTACAGGGGACCCGTTTAATGCAGGGGGCTACCTCAATGGAGCAGTAAATAATCCAGTCGTGAGTCATGGAGAAGTAGTTTATCCAACTTACCTAGCATTCTTAGAAAACTTTGCAATTCCAAACGCGGAACTATTTAGCATCATGGTTGCTTGGGGAGAAGTACTAGTAGGACTTGGATTAATTCTTGGAGTATTAACAACTTATGCAGCATTCTTCGGTGTAGTCATGAACTTCGCATTCATGTTTGCCGGAACTATATCTACAAATCCATGGATGGTATTACTTTCAATCTTCATCTTATTCGCAGGCTACAACGCAGGCCGTTTCGGTGGAGACCGTTGGGTTATGCCATATCTAAAAAATATGATTTCTAAAAATAAAGGCAGCATAAGCAAAAAGGCTTAAATGTGTCAGAGGGGGTCTGACCCCCAGTCAGTTAAAGCGTTAAAGCACGAGCTCAAAAGGAGCTCGTGTTTTTTGTTGGAAGCACCCGGTAGAGTTTAGCCTCTTAAATTTACATCTATTATTTGATTAGTTGTCCGAGGATTTACACATGTGTCGGTGAAAGTTAACTTTGTTTACCCTGTAATTAATAGTTATAACTTCGAAAGTTCACTTTCCTTTATCTAATAACTTGTTCAATTATAATTACATCAAGTATAACCTTCATGGGGGAGGGGTGCGCCCCCAATGCACTGGCAAAGTGTAAATTATTTCATTCTAAAAGGAGGAAAATCAGCGGTAGTGTTGAATTTACTAATTTGAAAAATGTTCAAGGAGGCGATTTAGATTTGGCAAGAAAATTAAGGATTTATTTTGGTGGGGCAACGTACCATATTACCAACCGTGGCAACCGCCGTGAAGCTGTTTTTTATGATGATGAAGATCGAAATAGGTACTTAAAAATACTAGAAGAAACCCGCGCTATTTACCCTTTTATCCTCCACTCATATTGTCTTATGTCAAACCACATTCATCTTCTATTAGAAACAATCGACCATCACCCTAAGGAAATTATGAAAATGATAAATTCCCGATATGCAATCTATTTTAATAAACGGCATGAGTTAGTTGGACACCTATTTCAAGGACGTTACGGAGCAGAAATAATTGATACACCACAATATTTTCTAGAAGCGAGTAGGTATATTCATCTAAATCCGGTAGAGGCAAAAATGGTGGAGCGTCCCCAGGATTATCCGTGGAGTAGTTATCAAGCATTTATATCTGATTCGAAAAATCCTCATATATCCACTGAAAAAACCTTAGCTTATTTTGAAAACTCCCAAAAAGAAACCTACAAATATTATGTTGAGAGTATATTAAAACCGACTGACCAGTTTTAACTATAAAAAGCACGAATGAAGGTCCATTTTAGTCCAAGTATTTCTTAAAGATAAAGGTGGACTTTTATTTAGATTGTTCATTCACAGATTGTTCACCGTTTCACAATCGTTTGTTCACAGGTGGGACAGTCAGAACTATGAAACTCATTATATACTATAAGTGAAGATAGTTAGTGATCACAAACACACTTCACTTTAATCGAACTATTCGATTAAACGGCTTAATTTTTTTACTTCTCGATCACTCACTATCTCAATAAAACAACAATGAGGAGATGATCGGTTATGGTCATGAATTTCTTAAGAAACAACAAAATAGCAGCAGGTTTATTAGCAGTATTACGTGTATATCTTGGATGGAGCTGGCTATCAGCAGGTTGGGGAAAAGTAACAGGGGACCCGTTTAATGCAGGGGGCTACCTCAATGGAGCAGTAAATAATCCAGTCGTGAGTCATGGAGAAGTAGTTTACCCAACTTATCTTGCATTCCTAGAAAATTTTGCACTTCCAAACGCTGAACTATTTAGCATCATGGTTGCTTGGGGAGAAGTACTAGTAGGCCTTGGACTAATTCTTGGAGTTTTAACAACTTACGCAGCATTCTTCGGTGTAGTCATGAATTTCTCATTCATGTTTGCAGGAACTATCTCTTCTAATCCATGGATGGTATTACTTTCTATCTTCATCTTATTCGCAGGCTACAACGCTGGCCGTTTCGGTGGAGACCGTTGGGTTATGCCATATCTAAAAAATATGATTTCTAAAATAAAAACAGCGTGAGCAAAAGGCTGCAGCATAAATGTGTCAATTGGGGTCTGACCCCCAGTCAGTTAAAGCGTTAAAGTGCCGAAAAGCACGTGTTGATTTTGTGAATTCGTGCTTTTCGTATTAAATGTCACAGAAGAATACTCCTAATGTAAGTTATTATTTAGTCGAGTTGTAGTTTAGGGGGAGTAATCATGGTTGAAGATCAAGCAGTATTACCGTCAACTGAAGATAAGATATTATCAGCGGCGATAAATTTGATGGAGAAAAAGGGTTATAAAGCAGTCACGATGAAGGAGATTGCACTAGCAGCAGGATTTAGTGAAATGACTCTGTTTCGTAGATTTGGCAGCAAAAAATCAATTTTGGATGCCGCTGTAGAGAAGTATTCTTATAATTTTTGTATGAAGAAAATATTTGAAGAAGACATTATTTATGATTTAGAACATGATTTAACCTTAATTGCAAAAATGTATCACAAATATATGAATCAAAATAAAAAAATTGTTATACTTTCGTTTCAAGAACGCCACTTCCATCCTGAAATTGGTCGGAAGGCTGCTGAAAATCCGAAGATCTTAAAGGAATATTTGCTTCGATACCTAAGTGAAATGAAGCGAAGAGAGAAGATAAAAGGGGATGACATTGAGGCTAATGTAATGTCGTTTTTATGGGTGAACCTAGGTTTCTTCATGGCACAGTTTGTTGCCGGCGAAGAGGTTTCACCGATGAATGAAACTGAGTTTATTGAAAGTAGCGTTAAACTATTTAAATCTGGAGTTTGACCATATAAAAAAAGTAACACACCCTCCATGTTATCTAAGGGCATAGAGGGTGTGTTTACTAGTTCATTCGCTTAAAAATTTAAGAGCATTTATGATGTAATTGTGTTTTCTTACCTACATTTTTATCGAAATCAAACTTTTGAAAACAATTGCAATTAGCACAAGCCCTTCCTAGTAACTCTCCACTTTCAGGCGATTTAAAATATACTTCATCAAAACCACAAACAGAGCATTCAATAACGTAATAAATTACACGGGGACCTAACGTTGCATCTAATAAATAGTGAAAATACATTCGTCGCTCACCTCATACTCTTTTTTTTAGAAAAATTTAAATAGCGCATGCCTTCCAGCCCATTTAAAAAAGCACTTTTGGTTGGAAGAACATTTACTTGTAGGAGCCTTGCGCTTTTCTTTTAATATATCATTTGCCATTGTGAATAAAGTGTTAGAATTTGTCAGTGGTGGACAAGTTTTTTTAGGGAATGGTGTCAGTTTGTATGAGTAACTTTCCCATACCTAAAAACTTAGGAGCAGTGCTCTCAAAGAAGAGCTGCTTCACGAATAGCTAGAAAAGGCATGATATATCAAGTTCTCGGGGGCATTTTTCTAAAATTCGACTTGGAAAGCTCTAAAGCCACAAAGTTTATGAAAACAGCCTCATACAAAAAGAGTCATTGCACAGTGCAATGACTCTTGGATCTTCAACAAGGCTAATCAAGAAAGAATATTAAATCTTTAAATTCAAGGTAGGTAATGTTTGTTGTCCAATGTCCTGTCATTTTTGCATAAAATATAACGATAAAAAATAAAGCAAAAAAACCAACCGGTAGTATCCATTTATTGACTTTCTTTGTTGCAACGGTCATGTCTAATGTGTCTTTAACAGGACAAGCCTCAACGCATTGCATGCAGGCGGTACATTCAGGTGTTAGAACAGCTTTCTTAGTCGCTACGTCTATTCCATTTGGACAGGCGCGAGTACAAGCTTTACAATCGATGCAACTAGCTTCATTTCGACGGAACTTTGTTAGCGTAAAAATTGATCCGAGTCCTATAAACGCACCGTACGGACATAGAAAACGACACCAGAAATTTTTAATAAATAGTGAGAGTAATAGTAAAACAAGAATGACTGTAAATGCAACACCAGAGATATTTAAGAAAAATAACATCATTTTAACATCTGATATTTTATTATAGGTACTATTTAAAAATTCATAGGCAAAAAATGCAGGCATGTCGATTAATATAGCTTTTACGAAAAAGAATAGAATTAAATATTTTAACGGGTATAGGAACCATGTCAGCCATCTAGGTGGATTATAATTACGTTTAAAAATCTTCTTACCAATATTTCCAACAAATTCGCTGATTGTTCCAATCGGACACATCCAACTGCAAAAAATCCTTTTAAATATGATCCCTGAACCTACAAAGAAAGTAAATAAAACAAGGCCAGCAGGGTGGATCGTATCGAAATGTCCAGTCGAAAGCCAAACTTTTAATGCGACAAGGGCGCTAATCGGTAAAAATCCTTCAACTGCTGCAGGCCTTTCAACAAATGGTTCCAATCCAAAGGTCGCAAAGTGTAAGTAAAATTGATAGAAGCGGTAGCCTATATATAAAAGAAACAGTGAAAATAAGATTTGTGTAGCGTTGCGTGCAAGTTGCACAGGTTGTTTTTTTAGTCGTTTCTTTAGAGGCTTCTTAAATGTGGTTTCTAAATTCATTTTATATCCCTCCCATTTTTTTATTATAGGGAACGCAGGAGATATATTTTGTAACAAACATCACAAATATTGAGCGAGTTGGGGCAATCTTATGAAAGTTTTTATTGTAAAAAGTAAAAAAACTACTGAAAAAACACCAGTAGTTTAATAAACATATGTATAGTAATGTCAGTTAGATTGACTTAACTTTAGGTTGAATGATAAGCATTTTTTCAATCTCTTTAACTAAATCCTTAGAAGTTAAACTGTGGTTTGTATCTCCAAGTTTTTGTGCTTCTTTAAGGATGAAAAGCAATTTCTCTTGCGTAAGTTGATGTAACATCATGTCCTCCTAATTACAAAATTATAAATAATTACCAAATTATTATATTATAATATAGTAAACTACTACCACTACTATTTTTCTACAAAAATAGACAAAATAGGTCAAAAGATACTGTTTGAATTTGGTTGCTTTTGGCAAAATAAGAGTAACATCAGTTATTTAGACCTAAACTCGCGATAAAGACACCAACGGTGAAAATTCAGTTTGCATTATTACGTACGAAAGGGCAACCTCAACGAAAGATGAAGGGCGCAAAGCTATAGGGGCTAAGTCTTAATGATACGCCAGCCAGCTACCGAATACTTAAAACCTTCGACGTTTAATGTGAAAATGAGGAGGAGAATGTAGAGTTGAATTTCTTTAGGCTTTGTTGGCACAAGTTTTTGATGAATTATAACTACACTCTTTACAAAGATTGTCTTGATCCAAAAATGAAGGAGATATTCTTCCAAAGAGCTTTGTTTCACTCAAGCAAACTAA
This region includes:
- a CDS encoding DoxX family protein, giving the protein MVMNFLRNNKIAAGLLAVLRVYLGWSWLSAGWGKVTGDPFNAGGYLNGAVNNPVVSHGEVVYPTYLAFLENFAIPNAELFSIMVAWGEVLVGLGLILGVLTTYAAFFGVVMNFAFMFAGTISTNPWMVLLSIFILFAGYNAGRFGGDRWVMPYLKNMISKNKGSISKKA
- a CDS encoding TetR/AcrR family transcriptional regulator — encoded protein: MVEDQAVLPSTEDKILSAAINLMEKKGYKAVTMKEIALAAGFSEMTLFRRFGSKKSILDAAVEKYSYNFCMKKIFEEDIIYDLEHDLTLIAKMYHKYMNQNKKIVILSFQERHFHPEIGRKAAENPKILKEYLLRYLSEMKRREKIKGDDIEANVMSFLWVNLGFFMAQFVAGEEVSPMNETEFIESSVKLFKSGV
- a CDS encoding DoxX family protein — encoded protein: MVMNFLRNNKIAAGLLAVLRVYLGWSWLSAGWGKVTGEPFNAGGYLNGAVNNPVVSHGEVVYPTYLAFLEKFALPNAELFSIMVAWGEVLVGLGLILGVLTTYAAFFGVVMNFSFMFAGTISSNPWMVLLSIFILFAGYNAGRFGGDRWVMPYLKNMISKNKGSISKNTAA
- a CDS encoding acyltransferase, coding for MYFHYLLDATLGPRVIYYVIECSVCGFDEVYFKSPESGELLGRACANCNCFQKFDFDKNVGKKTQLHHKCS
- a CDS encoding FxLYD domain-containing protein, with the translated sequence MLKKLIWLLPAVTFLLVIAVISSFYIYETNINNDVEALVKNGEVKALEGDLIGAKNNFEQALQKRPNHLAAVFNLEVIERGLHYEEQIETAADISEKQQFEERLQVLEELEKELGKEEGAFFEQFKEKLTLNSAKLILGSVDQRSSQQALEDLAGLIDKLSGFSSEASMNMVDLLKGEVIDLAINLGEKYMQKNQFTEAEVEFDRGLFYDPTNEKLLEYKENVKKDRTAYEQEEQKRLEKARARAAEEDNFNWTKAIKPLTVEFNYDEANGELHVWGEVKNIGTRPISEIDIHYTIFNEDGNGLKSSWAEVAPVLLLPNEIGFFEETLLISETVDHVEIVEKYWSVQ
- a CDS encoding DoxX family protein, with protein sequence MVMNFLRNNKIAAGLLAVLRVYLGWSWLSAGWGKVTGEPFNAGGYLNGAVNNPVVSHGEVVYPTYLAFLEKFALPNAELFSIMVAWGEVLVGLGLILGVLTTYAAFFGVVMNFSFMFAGTISSNPWMVLLSIFILFAGYNAGRFGGDRWVMPYLKNMISKNKGSVSKNAAA
- a CDS encoding S1C family serine protease, with the protein product MTNRRRIPILLTIFILFGAITGFRYLDQFFEKYSGNGISALAPIKHSERVEVAGTIINESSIDLKEVIRKNQPNVVQIEREDGELGSGFLYNDKGDIITNAHIVEGASTVLVRMPDTQTYYGTVIGVGEVIDVAVVRVPELETFEPMNIAFEYQGEVGDGVVAMGSPRGFQNTVTTGIISATNRDFALPPYQFDKVYQISAPIAPGSSGGPLLLAATGEVIGINSAAYQGEVIGFSIPIKNIWSLVTAWSDGEYPEEPLSYYRMLLDEEEASYLVYYFFESITNHDYVTAYSLLGSDWQSSVTYDDFRASYQTTYAVDLLGTETTMVDDVVNVSVELEVFERVGNGEITGNIHEVHFQIGIENDKMKILDEE
- a CDS encoding zinc-ribbon domain-containing protein, whose translation is MRILYCHKCGTSIHEGSHFCSHCGSKLNIENLSGASTENCSKSSFGYSRLLHFFWLLQ
- a CDS encoding ZIP family metal transporter codes for the protein MWNALFWGTLAASATLFGAVLALKFSIPKRIIGYIMALGTGALIGATTYELLEESLEISGFTEVAIGFLGGALVFTLLDYLISHKGGHQRKEVERTVKDTEQTNDGKTSGMGIFIGSVMDTLPESAMIGMSLIGGSSVSLALVVSVFISNIPEGLSSSVGLQKSGFSKKKILIMWLLVVFFSALCALAGATLLDDASNSIKAIVSCFAGGAIIAMIASTMMPEAYKEGGPTVGFVTSIGVFISLWLHHL
- a CDS encoding transposase, which produces MARKLRIYFGGATYHITNRGNRREAVFYDDEDRNRYLKILEETRAIYPFILHSYCLMSNHIHLLLETIDHHPKEIMKMINSRYAIYFNKRHELVGHLFQGRYGAEIIDTPQYFLEASRYIHLNPVEAKMVERPQDYPWSSYQAFISDSKNPHISTEKTLAYFENSQKETYKYYVESILKPTDQF
- a CDS encoding 4Fe-4S binding protein codes for the protein MNLETTFKKPLKKRLKKQPVQLARNATQILFSLFLLYIGYRFYQFYLHFATFGLEPFVERPAAVEGFLPISALVALKVWLSTGHFDTIHPAGLVLFTFFVGSGIIFKRIFCSWMCPIGTISEFVGNIGKKIFKRNYNPPRWLTWFLYPLKYLILFFFVKAILIDMPAFFAYEFLNSTYNKISDVKMMLFFLNISGVAFTVILVLLLLSLFIKNFWCRFLCPYGAFIGLGSIFTLTKFRRNEASCIDCKACTRACPNGIDVATKKAVLTPECTACMQCVEACPVKDTLDMTVATKKVNKWILPVGFFALFFIVIFYAKMTGHWTTNITYLEFKDLIFFLD
- a CDS encoding DoxX family protein, translated to MVMNFLRNNKIAAGLLAVLRVYLGWSWLSAGWGKVTGDPFNAGGYLNGAVNNPVVSHGEVVYPTYLAFLENFALPNAELFSIMVAWGEVLVGLGLILGVLTTYAAFFGVVMNFSFMFAGTISSNPWMVLLSIFILFAGYNAGRFGGDRWVMPYLKNMISKIKTA